A window from Cryptomeria japonica chromosome 1, Sugi_1.0, whole genome shotgun sequence encodes these proteins:
- the LOC131056782 gene encoding uncharacterized protein LOC131056782: MGGGHGALPEGKYPGYPTNVWTMTGGWFCRPKHWRRNTAIAMAGIFLVCIPIAMKSAELEQRPHYPVRPIPSQLWCKNFPEPDSK, encoded by the exons ATGGGTGGAGGCCATGGTGCACTTCCTGAGGGCAAATACCCCGGGTACCCAACCAATGTGTGGACTATGACTGGAGGGTGGTTTTGTAGACCTAAGCACTGGAGGCGTAACACTGCAATTGCAATGGCTGGAATCTTCCTTGTCTGTATTCCCATTGCAATGAAGTCAGCAGAGCTGGAG CAACGTCCACACTATCCAGTTCGTCCAATTCCATCTCAGCTGTGGTGCAAAAACTTTCCAGAACCAGATTCAAAATAG